A single window of Coleofasciculus sp. FACHB-T130 DNA harbors:
- a CDS encoding transposase, protein MPIATATQPRRVWIPKPFLLLSWFTKPLAMMAAKKLKVAFRFTLVDTLGLLIVVQVVAASVPEREGAKQLLATLNQERHRVPQLTRIWVDGGFSGEAFLHWVIDTFRWLLEVVLRPEGAQGFVLLPKRWTVERTYGWLHWCRRLNVDYERIPASSEAFIYIAMSRLMLRRLA, encoded by the coding sequence ATGCCAATCGCAACAGCAACCCAACCGCGGCGAGTCTGGATTCCCAAACCGTTCCTACTTCTGTCATGGTTCACCAAGCCGTTGGCTATGATGGCGGCAAAAAAATTAAAGGTCGCTTTCCGCTTTACTCTGGTTGACACATTGGGATTGTTGATTGTCGTGCAGGTGGTTGCAGCCAGTGTGCCCGAACGAGAAGGAGCCAAGCAATTGCTCGCAACGTTGAACCAAGAACGTCACCGGGTTCCTCAACTGACTCGAATTTGGGTCGATGGTGGGTTTTCGGGAGAAGCGTTTCTACATTGGGTCATTGATACCTTCCGTTGGCTTTTAGAGGTGGTTCTGCGACCAGAGGGCGCTCAAGGATTCGTCCTACTTCCTAAGCGTTGGACTGTTGAACGCACTTACGGTTGGCTGCATTGGTGTCGTCGCTTAAATGTCGATTATGAGCGAATCCCAGCTTCCTCAGAAGCGTTCATTTATATCGCCATGAGCCGACTGATGCTACGCAGACTTGCCTGA
- the recJ gene encoding single-stranded-DNA-specific exonuclease RecJ: protein MSQQQLQWQIQSTVEPPAGFIDEVRRHAPGLPGHYAAQLLWQRGIRDIEQLSGFLNSQLYHPASPFEFGQEMQWAVERLIKARNAGEKVAIWGDFDADGITATSVLWDGLGQFFTQQQLVYYIPNRLTESHGLNERGIDALAQDGTKLIVTCDTGSTNLKEIEYAHQLGIDVIVTDHHTLPEERPALTAIINPRYLSKDHPMFHLSGVAVAYKLVEALYETLPDVPQQPLEDLLDLVAIGLIADLVQLSGDCRYLAQRGISVLQQQTKKRNRPGVARLLELCQKSGDRPTDISFGLGPRINAVSRIQGDASFCVELLTSRDEKRCQQLALETELANARRKSLQKDVAAEVNKKLSQLDLSTTSVIVLCDTQWPVGVLGLVAGQVAQETGRPTILLSTEGDLSENALARGSARSVNQVDLYQLVKAQEHLLHRFGGHPFAAGLSLPVDKIPLFTEAVNQQLRASVGTPDGTPLAPIVQADLVCTVSELGRDLFWELKLLEPCGMGNSAPKLLIQNCWFENSWNSNTQDLKGAKVQYIKTTFKIRDNSCETGFSGIWWGHYKEELPQGRCDAIVELDFNSYENPNKGIRPHYEVRIIAVRSLEQPQQLGTPNQIDWILDCREESALATAALSVLPVRECPSSWDELQVWFRRAIQANQTLAIAYPPPEPVPPSQIWLQLLGIAKYLSRTGQEATYTQLHQKLGISDRTLQLGLEAISHLGFHVKQLDWMVQITWHSQEDAGHSDLGNAQLPKAETAIEQFIAAVQEEQFRQRYFYEIPLSTIRAMAAQTAVY, encoded by the coding sequence ATGTCACAGCAGCAACTTCAATGGCAAATCCAGTCAACGGTTGAACCACCGGCGGGATTTATTGACGAAGTCAGACGCCACGCCCCAGGATTACCCGGACATTATGCCGCACAGCTGTTGTGGCAACGGGGGATTCGCGATATTGAACAATTGTCGGGGTTTTTAAATTCTCAGTTGTATCACCCGGCAAGTCCCTTTGAATTTGGGCAGGAAATGCAATGGGCTGTGGAACGATTAATAAAAGCCCGTAACGCGGGGGAAAAAGTTGCCATTTGGGGAGATTTTGATGCTGATGGGATTACTGCAACATCGGTTCTCTGGGATGGACTGGGACAGTTTTTTACCCAGCAGCAGCTAGTTTATTACATTCCCAATCGTTTAACGGAGTCTCATGGACTCAATGAACGGGGAATTGACGCCCTTGCCCAGGATGGAACGAAGCTAATTGTAACTTGCGACACTGGCAGCACAAATCTGAAGGAAATTGAATATGCCCATCAACTAGGGATTGATGTAATTGTCACGGATCACCACACCCTGCCAGAGGAACGTCCAGCGTTGACAGCTATCATCAACCCCCGCTATTTATCCAAAGATCATCCGATGTTTCACCTTTCGGGTGTGGCAGTTGCCTATAAGTTAGTAGAAGCACTTTATGAAACTTTGCCGGATGTTCCCCAACAGCCGTTAGAAGATTTATTGGATTTAGTGGCAATTGGTTTAATTGCCGATTTAGTGCAGTTAAGCGGTGATTGTCGCTACCTGGCACAGCGAGGAATTTCAGTGCTGCAACAGCAAACTAAAAAGCGGAATCGTCCTGGGGTTGCTCGTCTATTAGAATTGTGTCAGAAAAGTGGCGATCGCCCAACGGACATTTCTTTCGGTCTTGGCCCTAGAATTAACGCTGTTAGCCGCATTCAAGGCGATGCTTCCTTCTGTGTGGAGTTACTTACCAGCCGCGATGAGAAGCGCTGTCAGCAGTTGGCATTAGAAACAGAATTAGCCAATGCCCGTCGCAAGTCGTTGCAAAAAGATGTCGCCGCTGAAGTTAATAAAAAATTAAGCCAGCTGGACTTATCAACGACTAGCGTGATTGTTCTTTGCGATACGCAATGGCCTGTCGGTGTCTTGGGTTTAGTGGCGGGGCAAGTGGCGCAGGAAACAGGGCGTCCTACGATTTTGTTGAGTACAGAGGGCGACTTGAGTGAAAACGCTTTAGCACGCGGTTCCGCCCGTTCTGTGAATCAAGTCGATCTTTACCAGTTGGTGAAAGCGCAAGAACACCTCTTACATCGATTTGGCGGTCATCCCTTTGCCGCTGGGTTGAGTCTCCCAGTTGATAAGATTCCCCTGTTTACAGAAGCTGTTAACCAGCAATTGCGAGCTTCTGTGGGCACCCCAGATGGGACACCTTTAGCGCCGATTGTGCAGGCAGATTTGGTGTGTACGGTCAGTGAATTAGGAAGAGATTTATTTTGGGAACTGAAACTATTAGAACCCTGCGGAATGGGCAATTCAGCACCAAAATTGCTCATTCAAAATTGCTGGTTTGAAAATAGTTGGAATAGCAATACTCAGGACTTAAAAGGCGCAAAAGTTCAATATATCAAAACTACTTTTAAAATTCGGGATAACTCTTGCGAAACTGGGTTTTCCGGAATCTGGTGGGGACATTATAAGGAAGAGCTACCCCAAGGTAGATGCGATGCAATTGTCGAGCTTGATTTTAATAGCTACGAAAATCCTAATAAAGGGATTAGACCTCACTATGAAGTGCGGATAATTGCCGTGCGTTCTTTAGAACAGCCGCAGCAGTTAGGCACTCCGAACCAGATAGACTGGATTTTAGACTGTCGTGAGGAGTCCGCACTTGCTACTGCTGCGCTATCAGTTCTGCCAGTTCGAGAGTGCCCCAGTAGCTGGGATGAGCTGCAAGTGTGGTTCAGGCGGGCAATTCAGGCAAATCAAACCCTCGCGATCGCGTATCCTCCCCCAGAACCCGTTCCCCCCAGCCAAATCTGGCTGCAACTGTTAGGAATTGCCAAATACCTCAGTCGCACGGGTCAAGAGGCGACGTATACTCAACTGCACCAAAAGCTGGGAATTAGCGATCGCACTCTCCAACTCGGATTAGAAGCCATCTCTCATCTCGGCTTCCATGTTAAACAACTCGACTGGATGGTTCAAATTACTTGGCATTCCCAGGAAGATGCCGGTCATTCTGATTTAGGGAACGCACAATTACCGAAAGCAGAGACAGCCATTGAACAATTTATCGCAGCAGTTCAAGAAGAACAATTTCGCCAAAGGTACTTCTATGAAATTCCCTTGTCTACCATTCGAGCAATGGCTGCTCAAACTGCGGTTTATTAA
- a CDS encoding L-threonylcarbamoyladenylate synthase: MATIYNIHPDTPQTRGIEQIVGALRAGAVMLYPTDTVYAIGCDLNVKSAVERVRLLKQLSNDKPLTFLCPSLSNIAQYAIVSDVAYRIMRNLIPGTYTFLLPATKLVPKLVMSPKRKTTGIRVPEHTVCQSLLQALGNPIISTSAHLVDENGNAPTLGLEKAKLFDQLDKLVDLIVDIGSEPGDGVSTILDLTDEEPVIVRRGLGWEAATAWATSVS; this comes from the coding sequence ATGGCGACAATCTACAATATCCATCCTGATACACCGCAAACTCGTGGAATAGAACAAATAGTAGGTGCCCTAAGAGCAGGCGCTGTGATGCTATATCCCACTGATACTGTCTACGCGATTGGCTGTGACCTAAATGTCAAGTCAGCGGTGGAGCGTGTGAGGCTCCTTAAGCAGCTATCTAATGATAAGCCCCTGACGTTCCTGTGTCCGTCTCTGTCCAACATTGCCCAATATGCCATCGTCAGTGATGTCGCTTATCGGATTATGAGGAATTTAATTCCTGGGACTTACACGTTTCTGCTACCCGCCACCAAATTAGTGCCGAAACTGGTGATGAGTCCTAAGCGCAAAACGACGGGTATTCGGGTTCCGGAGCATACAGTGTGCCAGTCGCTGTTGCAGGCATTAGGCAATCCGATTATTTCCACCTCAGCTCACCTCGTGGATGAGAATGGCAACGCCCCAACCCTAGGGTTGGAGAAGGCAAAATTGTTTGACCAGCTAGACAAGCTAGTCGATCTGATTGTGGACATTGGCTCGGAACCAGGAGATGGGGTTTCCACAATTTTAGATTTGACAGATGAGGAACCTGTCATCGTCCGGCGCGGTCTGGGATGGGAGGCTGCAACGGCTTGGGCGACATCGGTCAGTTGA
- a CDS encoding HetZ-related protein, giving the protein MTTINSLSQSSENLCHSTEQLLGIDVETMTDLLLEELRTEIKTTSLHVQAIANRIALEVQRICSKSPRIQTSGEVRSWQLNLGRHRLQKCLSYYRLGSKRGRVELHSNLSAMVYRYVVSPNSQLGFQARYNLIEDFLQEFYAESIKAFRRENELTIDYTPRTQLELAEYMAFSEQYAKRRINLPNGTSQQLIVLRAQGFARRQPAETSMDIEKAIEFPRGEDADTQSRSAAMHQLRSQLVADTIDPAEAVLRDRVVAELMEYLQAQGQEDCVNYLVLKLQDLSAPEIDEILGLTARQRDYLQQRFKYHVEKFSRQNNWKLVHQWLGADLDQKLGLSSQQWEAFWNQLSLEQQQLLQLKQAQVSEREIAQTLGCTPKQLQKRWTQVLEMAWKIRNQGDL; this is encoded by the coding sequence ATGACAACTATTAATTCTCTCAGCCAATCTTCTGAAAATCTATGCCACTCGACCGAGCAACTGTTGGGAATCGACGTGGAAACGATGACCGACCTGTTGTTAGAGGAATTGCGGACTGAAATCAAAACGACGTCATTGCACGTTCAGGCGATCGCTAACCGGATCGCTCTAGAGGTACAGCGGATTTGCAGCAAGAGTCCGCGCATCCAGACTTCTGGCGAGGTTCGCTCTTGGCAGTTAAATCTGGGACGGCATCGGTTGCAAAAGTGTCTGTCATACTACCGGCTGGGTTCTAAGCGGGGTCGGGTTGAACTGCATAGCAACCTCAGCGCGATGGTTTATCGCTATGTGGTGTCGCCCAACTCTCAGTTAGGTTTTCAAGCCCGCTACAACCTGATTGAGGACTTCTTGCAAGAGTTCTACGCCGAGTCAATCAAAGCTTTCCGGCGGGAAAACGAGCTGACAATAGACTACACTCCCCGCACTCAACTGGAACTGGCGGAGTATATGGCATTCAGCGAACAGTATGCCAAGCGTCGCATCAATTTACCGAATGGCACCAGCCAGCAGCTAATTGTGTTGAGGGCACAGGGGTTTGCTCGCCGCCAGCCTGCTGAGACGAGCATGGATATTGAGAAGGCGATTGAGTTTCCCAGAGGTGAAGATGCGGACACGCAAAGTCGGTCAGCGGCGATGCACCAGCTGCGATCGCAATTGGTTGCCGATACGATTGACCCGGCGGAAGCGGTGTTGCGCGATCGCGTCGTTGCTGAACTGATGGAATACCTGCAAGCCCAAGGTCAAGAGGACTGTGTCAATTACCTGGTTTTAAAGCTGCAAGACCTCTCCGCACCAGAGATTGACGAAATCCTGGGTTTAACTGCACGTCAGCGCGACTACTTACAACAGCGCTTTAAGTACCATGTGGAAAAATTCTCTCGTCAAAACAACTGGAAGCTCGTACATCAATGGTTGGGAGCCGATCTCGACCAAAAACTGGGACTCTCTTCTCAGCAGTGGGAAGCGTTTTGGAATCAACTTTCTCTGGAACAGCAGCAGCTGTTGCAGTTAAAACAAGCTCAAGTTAGCGAGCGGGAAATTGCTCAAACACTCGGATGCACGCCCAAACAGTTGCAAAAGCGCTGGACTCAAGTGCTGGAAATGGCTTGGAAAATCCGCAACCAAGGAGATTTATGA
- a CDS encoding alanine--glyoxylate aminotransferase family protein, with product MTLTSSINNTTRLQLAPLEIPTRLLLGPGPSNAHPAVLQAMNTPPVGHLDPAFLALMDEIQMLLRYVWQTENPLTIAVSGTGTAAMEATIANVTEPGDVVLVGVSGYFGNRLVDMAGRYGADVRTITKPWGQVFPIDELRTALETHRPAILALVHAETSTGARQPLEGVGDLCREFDCLLLVDSVTSLGGVPLFLDEWKVDLAYSCSQKGLGCPPGASPFTMSPRAIEKLQQRGTKVANWYLDMTLLSKYWGKERTYHHTAPINLYYALREALRLIAEEGIENSWTRHQKNVEYLWESLENLGLTMHVKREFRLPTLTTVCIPEGVDGKAIARQLLNEHNIEIGGGLGELAGKVWRVGLMGFNSRPETVDRLVEALKQVLPH from the coding sequence ATGACCCTAACCTCCTCAATTAACAACACAACTCGGTTGCAACTCGCCCCTCTAGAAATCCCGACTCGTTTGCTGCTGGGTCCAGGCCCATCCAATGCCCATCCTGCTGTCCTTCAGGCGATGAATACCCCTCCGGTGGGGCACCTCGATCCAGCATTTCTGGCACTGATGGACGAAATTCAGATGTTGCTGCGCTATGTTTGGCAGACAGAAAACCCCCTCACCATTGCAGTCAGCGGGACGGGAACGGCAGCAATGGAAGCAACCATTGCCAACGTCACCGAACCCGGAGATGTGGTTCTAGTGGGCGTTAGCGGGTACTTTGGCAACCGCCTCGTGGATATGGCAGGACGATATGGTGCGGATGTGCGAACGATTACCAAACCTTGGGGGCAAGTGTTCCCCATAGACGAACTCCGAACCGCCTTAGAAACTCATCGCCCAGCGATTCTGGCTTTAGTCCATGCCGAGACCTCCACGGGGGCACGCCAACCCTTGGAAGGAGTCGGCGACCTCTGCCGTGAATTTGACTGTCTGCTATTAGTGGATAGTGTTACCAGTCTGGGGGGCGTCCCCTTGTTTCTGGATGAGTGGAAGGTTGACTTAGCTTATAGCTGTAGCCAGAAAGGATTAGGTTGTCCTCCCGGTGCTTCGCCGTTTACGATGAGTCCTCGTGCAATTGAGAAATTGCAACAACGTGGCACGAAGGTGGCTAACTGGTATTTAGATATGACGTTGTTGAGTAAGTATTGGGGTAAGGAACGCACCTATCACCACACTGCTCCAATTAACTTGTACTATGCTCTGCGGGAAGCGTTGCGTTTGATTGCAGAAGAAGGAATCGAAAATAGCTGGACGCGCCATCAAAAGAACGTCGAGTATCTCTGGGAAAGTTTAGAAAACTTAGGACTTACTATGCACGTTAAACGAGAGTTTCGCCTACCAACGCTAACCACTGTTTGCATTCCAGAGGGTGTGGATGGCAAAGCGATCGCGCGTCAGCTGCTCAACGAACACAATATCGAAATTGGGGGCGGACTGGGCGAACTCGCGGGTAAAGTCTGGCGTGTGGGTCTTATGGGATTCAACAGTCGTCCAGAGACTGTGGATCGCCTTGTGGAGGCATTAAAGCAGGTTTTACCTCATTAG
- a CDS encoding PHP domain-containing protein, with translation MAINLAQSSASPQPPAQNTTALRQVFETIQADSCPHSYNFHMHTVYSDGRLSPSALMEQAIAIGLKGLAITDHHTIGGFKEAQYWLQNTYTNPDSAHLPYLWIGTEITSSLLNTEVHILCYAFDPEHSAMKQYLKGSAPKGSDADAANVIAAVHQSGGFAVLAHPARYRLPAAKLIPAAAEAGIDGVETYYAYNNPSPWQTSARETKEVEQLAATYGLFSTCGTDTHGLNLLQRL, from the coding sequence ATGGCGATCAATCTTGCTCAATCTTCTGCTTCACCCCAGCCACCAGCCCAGAATACAACAGCACTCAGGCAAGTCTTTGAGACGATTCAGGCTGATAGTTGTCCGCACTCCTATAACTTTCATATGCACACCGTCTACTCGGATGGTCGTTTGTCACCGAGTGCGTTGATGGAACAGGCGATCGCGATTGGTCTTAAAGGGCTGGCGATCACCGATCACCATACGATTGGCGGTTTCAAAGAGGCTCAATACTGGCTGCAAAACACCTACACGAATCCTGATTCCGCCCACTTACCCTACTTGTGGATCGGCACCGAAATCACCTCTAGCCTGCTGAACACAGAAGTCCACATCCTTTGCTATGCTTTCGATCCAGAACACTCTGCGATGAAGCAATATCTGAAAGGCTCTGCACCCAAAGGAAGCGATGCTGACGCTGCCAATGTGATTGCCGCCGTCCATCAGTCGGGTGGTTTTGCCGTCTTGGCTCATCCAGCCCGCTACCGCCTTCCTGCTGCAAAACTTATCCCTGCTGCCGCTGAGGCAGGCATTGACGGCGTTGAAACCTACTACGCCTACAACAACCCTAGCCCTTGGCAAACCAGTGCTAGAGAAACCAAGGAGGTGGAACAGCTCGCTGCCACTTATGGTTTGTTCAGCACCTGCGGCACCGATACCCACGGCTTAAATTTGCTCCAACGCCTGTAA
- a CDS encoding DUF697 domain-containing protein: MNPDEILKYITDDFSNLDDNARKQKASEVRSICATFAGGLIIIPIPFADIFTITPVQYLMVRAIGNIYGYKLDENAAKEVVAVVGGAWLGQQTCLALFKIGLPGAGGAVGSAFVFGWTYGMGKAAELYFESGMTATKEEIKNARSSGEKEAKNTYEKIKVQNDDLKERIDVMRSMGSTKEQIIYALWGAKSGESETYRQAETEYKRLIGE; the protein is encoded by the coding sequence ATGAATCCTGATGAAATTTTGAAATATATTACAGATGACTTCTCAAATTTAGACGACAATGCCAGAAAGCAGAAGGCATCTGAAGTTCGGAGCATATGCGCCACTTTTGCAGGTGGACTTATTATAATTCCTATTCCTTTTGCAGACATTTTTACTATTACGCCTGTTCAGTATCTGATGGTTCGAGCTATAGGCAATATCTATGGCTATAAGCTAGATGAGAACGCTGCTAAAGAGGTAGTGGCAGTTGTTGGAGGTGCATGGTTAGGTCAACAAACTTGCTTGGCTCTTTTCAAAATTGGTTTACCAGGGGCAGGAGGTGCTGTCGGTTCAGCCTTTGTTTTTGGCTGGACTTATGGAATGGGTAAGGCAGCAGAACTTTATTTTGAAAGTGGCATGACTGCTACAAAAGAAGAAATAAAAAATGCTCGTAGTAGTGGGGAAAAAGAGGCAAAGAATACATACGAGAAAATAAAAGTTCAAAATGATGATTTAAAAGAACGTATCGATGTTATGCGTTCTATGGGTTCTACAAAAGAGCAAATTATTTACGCTCTGTGGGGTGCCAAAAGTGGTGAAAGCGAAACGTACAGACAAGCAGAAACAGAGTACAAGAGACTGATAGGAGAGTAG
- the blaOXA gene encoding class D beta-lactamase yields MYRIKQVPLAIAIAIASLVALLTISGFLGTAANSQPPQPTSEITTTQGIDLGRSFRELGIEGSIVVYDQNKNQFYEHNAPRNSTAFFPASTFKIFNALVALETGVIRDEVTVLTWDGIQRNITAWNRDTNLRQGFKDSTVWFYQVLARKIGHERMQKFINQVGYGNRQIGTSEQIDRFWLDGPLKITPKQEIEFLQRLYRNDLPFSQRSLDLVKDIMVREQTPDYVLRGKTGWADSTNPENGWFVGYLEQNKNVYFFATNMDMRNDNDGVNRIEITRRSLQALGLL; encoded by the coding sequence ATGTATCGAATTAAGCAAGTGCCCTTAGCGATCGCGATCGCCATTGCTAGCCTCGTGGCGCTATTGACCATTAGCGGTTTCCTCGGCACTGCTGCGAACTCTCAGCCACCTCAACCAACTTCGGAAATCACTACAACTCAAGGGATAGACCTAGGGCGTTCTTTCCGAGAACTGGGCATTGAAGGGTCAATTGTGGTTTATGACCAAAATAAAAACCAATTCTACGAACATAACGCGCCTCGAAACTCAACGGCATTCTTCCCCGCTTCAACCTTCAAGATTTTCAACGCGCTTGTGGCATTGGAAACAGGGGTGATTCGAGATGAGGTGACTGTTTTAACCTGGGACGGCATTCAACGGAACATCACAGCTTGGAACCGAGACACCAACTTGCGCCAAGGTTTTAAAGACTCAACGGTTTGGTTCTACCAAGTTTTGGCTCGGAAAATTGGGCACGAACGGATGCAGAAATTTATCAATCAAGTCGGCTATGGAAACCGTCAAATTGGGACATCTGAGCAAATCGATCGATTTTGGTTAGATGGCCCTTTAAAAATTACGCCTAAACAAGAGATTGAGTTCCTGCAACGTCTCTATCGCAACGACTTACCCTTTTCCCAACGCAGCTTAGATTTGGTCAAAGATATTATGGTGCGCGAACAAACTCCAGACTATGTGCTGCGCGGAAAGACGGGCTGGGCGGACAGTACGAATCCTGAGAATGGCTGGTTTGTGGGATATCTGGAACAGAACAAAAATGTTTATTTCTTTGCCACAAATATGGATATGCGAAATGATAACGATGGCGTCAATCGCATTGAAATCACCCGGCGCAGTCTTCAAGCCTTAGGACTACTTTAA
- the larC gene encoding nickel pincer cofactor biosynthesis protein LarC codes for MNKLAYLECPTGIAGDMCLGALVDAGVPLDYLIEKLKRLGISQEYQLRAEHVHRNGQQATKFHVDLSDRDRTDSNHHHEHHRQNGGHQHQHHDGDGDRVHSHSPTRHLPEIVQLIAAAEFPLRVQASSLAVFQRLADAEGAVHGIPPEEVHFHEVGATDAIVDIVGTCLGLDWLGIGELYCSALPTGGGMVRAAHGQLAVPVPAVLKLWESRQVPVYSNGIDRELVTPTGAAIACTLATGFGSPPPMTIQRVGNGAGSRQLPIPNILRLWIGEGVETRFASQQESGFLQPSESPSLEIISVLETQIDDLSPQAIGYVFEALFNAGAVDVFTQPIGMKKSRPGILLTVICHPEQISACEAILFRETTTLGIRRQTQQRSILQREIQQVQTEYGFVRVKVAWTGHPDLKAIANVQPEYEDCAELAKANNLPWREVHQLALNTWYLQNSRNT; via the coding sequence ATGAACAAGCTAGCGTATCTAGAATGTCCAACAGGAATTGCCGGTGATATGTGCCTGGGGGCACTTGTAGATGCGGGAGTTCCCCTAGATTATTTGATAGAAAAGCTCAAGAGGCTGGGAATTTCCCAAGAATACCAGTTACGAGCCGAACACGTTCACCGGAACGGTCAGCAAGCTACTAAATTTCACGTAGATTTGAGCGATCGCGATCGCACCGATTCAAATCACCACCACGAACATCACCGGCAAAATGGTGGGCATCAGCATCAGCATCACGATGGCGATGGCGATCGGGTTCATTCTCATTCCCCGACGCGGCATTTGCCAGAAATTGTCCAGTTGATTGCAGCCGCAGAGTTTCCGTTACGAGTACAAGCGTCCAGTTTGGCAGTGTTTCAACGGCTGGCAGACGCAGAAGGAGCGGTTCACGGCATTCCCCCAGAAGAAGTTCATTTTCATGAAGTCGGGGCGACTGATGCCATTGTAGATATTGTCGGCACTTGTCTGGGCTTGGATTGGTTGGGGATTGGCGAACTATACTGTTCGGCACTCCCCACTGGTGGCGGGATGGTTAGAGCAGCTCACGGTCAGCTAGCGGTGCCGGTACCGGCTGTATTAAAGTTGTGGGAATCTCGCCAGGTGCCAGTTTATAGTAATGGGATCGATCGGGAACTGGTGACACCGACTGGAGCAGCGATCGCGTGTACGCTTGCCACCGGCTTTGGATCTCCACCCCCCATGACGATCCAGCGGGTTGGAAATGGTGCCGGTTCCCGTCAGTTACCGATTCCCAATATTCTGCGCCTCTGGATTGGCGAGGGTGTGGAGACGCGATTTGCTTCTCAACAAGAGTCGGGATTCCTTCAGCCTTCCGAAAGCCCCTCTTTAGAAATAATTTCGGTGCTGGAAACCCAAATCGATGATTTGAGTCCCCAAGCCATCGGCTATGTGTTTGAGGCACTGTTTAACGCCGGTGCGGTGGATGTCTTCACGCAACCGATTGGGATGAAAAAGTCTCGTCCTGGCATTTTGCTGACGGTTATTTGCCATCCCGAACAAATATCCGCTTGCGAAGCGATCTTATTCCGAGAAACGACGACACTCGGCATCCGGCGTCAGACACAGCAACGCTCAATTTTGCAGCGAGAAATTCAACAGGTTCAGACAGAATATGGCTTCGTTCGCGTCAAGGTTGCCTGGACAGGGCATCCTGACCTGAAAGCGATCGCGAATGTGCAGCCAGAATACGAAGATTGTGCCGAATTAGCGAAGGCAAATAACCTTCCCTGGCGCGAGGTGCATCAACTGGCGCTCAATACCTGGTATCTCCAGAACAGTCGCAATACTTGA
- a CDS encoding ATP-binding cassette domain-containing protein gives MLKVAFGKNFLPKSATIGGQFHLNIQFEVSSGLTVLFGPSGCGKSSTLQAIAGLLRPDWGRIEVAGTIFLDTKERLNLPAHRRNVGYVFQNCALFGHLNVAENIGFALNRWQRHRRQQRVRELVNLLELEDLVHQPVQKISGGQAQRVAIARALAPYPKILLLDEPFSALDDDLRATLRTELKTIQRQFNLPVVLVTHSRADALELADRLVILAAGQVVAVGQAEHLLDSRSYSIPGKFQWG, from the coding sequence ATGCTGAAAGTCGCCTTTGGCAAAAATTTTCTGCCTAAGTCGGCGACCATTGGCGGGCAGTTTCATTTAAATATTCAGTTTGAAGTTTCTAGCGGCTTAACCGTTCTATTTGGACCGTCTGGCTGTGGCAAGAGTTCGACATTACAAGCGATCGCAGGGTTGTTGCGTCCGGACTGGGGCCGGATTGAAGTGGCGGGAACAATCTTCCTGGATACTAAAGAGCGTTTGAACTTGCCAGCGCACCGGCGAAATGTCGGTTATGTCTTCCAAAACTGCGCCTTATTTGGGCATTTGAACGTAGCGGAAAATATTGGCTTTGCTCTCAACCGCTGGCAACGGCACCGGCGGCAGCAGCGCGTTCGCGAATTGGTAAATTTGTTAGAACTTGAGGATCTGGTACATCAACCCGTGCAGAAGATTTCTGGTGGGCAAGCTCAACGAGTAGCGATCGCGCGGGCTTTAGCTCCCTACCCCAAAATTCTGCTTCTTGATGAACCTTTCAGCGCCCTCGATGATGATTTGAGAGCAACCCTTCGTACCGAGTTGAAAACCATTCAACGTCAATTTAACTTGCCGGTTGTCCTGGTGACTCATTCACGAGCCGATGCCCTGGAACTCGCCGATCGTTTAGTAATCTTGGCAGCAGGACAAGTTGTTGCAGTCGGTCAGGCGGAGCATTTGCTCGATTCCCGTTCCTATTCTATTCCGGGGAAATTTCAGTGGGGGTAG